From the genome of Candidatus Nitrosocosmicus oleophilus, one region includes:
- the glnA gene encoding type I glutamate--ammonia ligase: MNDATMTGRITAESADRDFMQIRYTDLIGKFLAKYIQIDKELIQDVFRKGIGLDGSSVNGFSTIDESDMMLFPDRKTLRKIPLSSYEIMTVIADVYNGFDQGRSRKDPRSVSQTLEDHLAVSQIACQIGAEVECFVFDQIIFDMEKNSHASNNINGQNRAKDVSILSSEQYGIGKYPIRKKSGYDVPTFQDSLIEFRFEVANILKQYYDINVTNMNHEVASSGQIEINFMHDYLTQSADNVQIYKDVVRNVAKKYNKIANFMPKPIFDPLNNENSDNGSGMHVSISLWSKSTGKNENLFYDESDNYAELSQTGRYFIGGILDHARSLSAIVTPTVNSYKRIIPGFEAPVYIAWARGNRSAVVRLPVNEKKSSNSKRIEYRAPDPSANPYLAFSAIVAAGLDGINRKIEPGNPISEDIYKMSDSRRKDLGIGVLPGSLEEALSSLKSDSNYLNLCFHHDLISTYTDLKTKEIVEIGNDESVINQFMFYYDV, encoded by the coding sequence TTGAATGATGCTACTATGACTGGGAGAATTACCGCTGAATCTGCCGATCGAGACTTTATGCAGATAAGATATACTGATCTTATAGGCAAGTTTCTCGCAAAATACATTCAAATCGATAAAGAATTGATTCAGGATGTTTTTAGAAAGGGGATAGGGTTGGATGGTTCTTCAGTAAATGGTTTTTCAACTATAGATGAGTCTGATATGATGCTGTTTCCTGATAGGAAAACATTAAGGAAAATACCTTTGTCAAGCTATGAAATAATGACTGTTATTGCTGATGTTTATAATGGATTTGATCAGGGTAGATCTCGAAAAGATCCACGAAGCGTTTCACAAACTTTAGAGGATCACCTTGCAGTGAGTCAGATTGCATGTCAAATAGGTGCTGAAGTTGAATGCTTTGTATTTGATCAAATAATATTTGATATGGAAAAGAATAGTCATGCAAGTAATAATATAAACGGTCAGAATCGTGCAAAAGATGTTTCAATCCTATCTTCAGAACAATATGGAATTGGGAAATATCCTATACGTAAAAAATCTGGGTATGATGTTCCTACTTTTCAAGATTCTTTGATTGAGTTTAGGTTTGAGGTTGCTAATATATTGAAACAATATTATGATATCAACGTCACAAATATGAATCACGAAGTAGCTAGTAGTGGCCAAATTGAAATCAATTTTATGCATGATTACTTGACTCAATCCGCCGACAACGTTCAGATTTATAAAGATGTAGTAAGAAATGTAGCAAAAAAATACAACAAGATCGCAAATTTTATGCCAAAACCAATTTTTGATCCACTGAACAATGAAAATAGTGATAATGGATCAGGTATGCACGTAAGCATAAGTTTATGGTCAAAATCAACAGGTAAGAATGAGAACTTATTCTATGACGAGTCTGATAATTACGCCGAATTGAGCCAAACTGGGCGATACTTCATAGGCGGTATTTTAGATCATGCGAGATCATTATCTGCAATAGTGACTCCGACTGTAAATTCTTATAAAAGAATTATACCTGGATTTGAGGCACCGGTTTATATTGCATGGGCTAGGGGGAATAGATCTGCCGTAGTTAGACTCCCAGTCAACGAGAAAAAGAGTTCCAACTCAAAAAGAATTGAGTACCGGGCCCCTGATCCTTCCGCAAATCCATATCTTGCTTTCTCTGCCATAGTTGCAGCAGGATTGGACGGAATAAATAGAAAAATTGAACCAGGGAACCCAATTAGTGAAGACATTTACAAAATGTCCGACTCAAGGAGGAAGGATCTTGGAATAGGTGTTCTGCCTGGAAGTTTGGAGGAAGCGTTATCTTCGTTGAAAAGTGATTCAAATTATCTAAACCTTTGTTTTCACCATGATTTAATCAGTACGTATACTGATCTTAAAACTAAGGAAATTGTGGAAATAGGTAACGATGAATCAGTTATAAATCAATTCATGTTTTACTATGATGTCTAA
- a CDS encoding MFS transporter — protein MSSLKQVFSLPVASIILARTIYAVNWFNISSIFYLILDDFRQDVSMLGLVTSGFLIGIGLFQIPAGILSAKYDAKFMIFFGTMLLSISSLLSGLSSELYQIVILRFLVGVGMAFFFGPSVILISKYLGKGSSGLGVGILNSAHSLGGIIGIFGWIIIAEALGWRTSLVISGTLGILSGLFLLYALQIKYYDRTSNLSSHSFKEKVFIFFRFFNLNRENRDQKAKFTINFDDLKSIMLNKHMIYVGLSLLGFQIAWNLVSTFIILFLKVELDIASSIAGLIGGSTMIVNVIFAPFIGRIYDKLTRKNNFNNDILLLLICGIVISANIICLSLLNIYLLIPSILIIGIFISGGFVIPYALARRIALEKLGLPKYEILAVSFVNGLSLLGAFWVPFVFSIVVKSFGYSLAWLFGGTLVLVFIIPIIKLRS, from the coding sequence ATGTCTTCACTAAAGCAAGTATTTTCTCTTCCTGTCGCCTCAATAATACTTGCTAGGACCATATACGCCGTAAATTGGTTTAATATTTCTTCTATTTTTTATCTCATTTTAGATGATTTTAGACAGGATGTTTCAATGCTGGGATTGGTAACTTCTGGATTTCTAATAGGGATTGGCCTTTTTCAGATTCCAGCTGGAATACTGTCGGCAAAATACGATGCAAAATTTATGATATTTTTTGGAACAATGTTGTTGTCTATATCTTCACTTCTTTCAGGGTTGAGTTCAGAGCTATATCAAATAGTAATTCTAAGATTTCTGGTAGGAGTAGGGATGGCATTTTTCTTTGGTCCTAGTGTCATTCTGATTTCAAAATATTTGGGGAAAGGATCAAGTGGGCTAGGTGTAGGGATTTTAAATTCCGCTCATTCGTTGGGTGGAATTATTGGAATATTCGGCTGGATCATCATTGCGGAGGCTCTTGGTTGGAGAACAAGTCTAGTAATAAGTGGAACTTTGGGAATACTCAGTGGATTGTTCTTGCTATATGCTCTACAGATAAAATATTATGACCGTACCAGTAATTTATCTAGCCATTCTTTTAAGGAAAAAGTTTTCATTTTTTTTAGATTCTTTAACCTGAACAGAGAAAACCGCGATCAAAAGGCTAAATTCACGATTAATTTTGATGACCTCAAATCTATCATGTTGAATAAACATATGATTTATGTGGGATTATCATTGCTTGGATTTCAAATTGCTTGGAATTTAGTCTCTACTTTCATCATTCTGTTTCTTAAAGTCGAACTTGATATTGCATCTTCAATTGCGGGTCTGATTGGGGGGTCAACGATGATTGTGAATGTTATTTTTGCTCCTTTTATTGGTAGAATTTATGATAAATTAACTCGAAAAAATAATTTCAATAATGATATATTATTGTTGCTCATATGTGGTATAGTTATTTCAGCAAATATAATTTGTCTTTCATTGCTTAATATTTATCTTTTGATACCTTCGATATTAATAATTGGAATTTTTATATCAGGAGGATTTGTAATTCCATATGCATTGGCAAGGAGAATAGCCTTGGAGAAACTTGGTTTACCTAAATATGAAATTCTAGCTGTTAGTTTTGTTAATGGGTTATCTTTACTTGGGGCTTTTTGGGTTCCCTTTGTATTCTCTATAGTGGTAAAATCATTTGGTTATTCTTTGGCATGGTTATTTGGCGGAACATTGGTTTTAGTATTCATAATTCCCATCATAAAACTCCGCAGCTAA
- a CDS encoding ferredoxin: protein MEGANYYEVLEISRYANQREIKSAFRRLARRYHPDRNSTVSDDIMKNINIAFEILSDPGKRQQYDESLVGEIQRKLARSDQNREGNSSSNQDNWEVYTVSDDLNSETESYHNKVDTNFENRLNPENEDASVEKDNTFLESRYRIIVEPSLCLAFGSCETLAPKVFVVEKNRRINPKAIVISETAEDFETILDAAKTCPTKAIFIIDKYTGERIFP from the coding sequence TTGGAGGGTGCTAATTATTACGAGGTCCTGGAGATATCAAGATATGCCAATCAGCGGGAGATAAAAAGTGCGTTTAGACGACTTGCAAGGAGATACCATCCCGACAGGAATTCAACAGTATCTGATGATATAATGAAGAATATTAATATCGCATTTGAAATTCTATCCGATCCAGGAAAAAGGCAACAATATGATGAATCTCTTGTTGGAGAGATTCAGAGAAAATTGGCCCGTTCTGACCAAAATCGTGAAGGTAACTCATCTTCTAATCAAGATAATTGGGAAGTCTATACTGTTTCAGATGACTTGAACAGTGAGACTGAAAGCTACCATAATAAAGTCGACACAAATTTTGAAAATAGATTAAATCCTGAAAATGAAGATGCATCGGTAGAAAAAGATAATACTTTCTTAGAAAGTAGATATCGCATAATTGTCGAGCCATCACTCTGCTTAGCATTCGGTAGTTGTGAAACGCTCGCTCCCAAGGTTTTTGTAGTTGAGAAGAACAGACGAATAAATCCAAAAGCAATAGTAATTTCAGAAACAGCCGAAGATTTCGAAACTATACTTGATGCAGCCAAAACTTGTCCTACTAAAGCAATTTTTATCATTGATAAGTATACAGGAGAACGTATTTTTCCATAG